CTGTGAGGATCTCGGTGACCCGGAGGCCGAACGCCGCGTCGCACGCGTGCGGGCGGCCGGTCCGGGCGGCGGCGAGCAGGGCGTCCGCGGCCCGCTTGAGGGCGGGGACCGCTCCGTCGGAGCTGTCCGGCAGCACCGCGACCCCGGCCTCCCCCCGGAGCTCGACGGCGGCACCCGACGCGGCGGGCGGTGCCGTCAGGCTCAGGGTGAGGGTGCTCGACGCACCGCCGGTGTGGTCGAGGACGACATGGGCCGTGTCCCCGGGGCCGTACGCGGCCGCCGTCACGCGTCGCACGTCGCCGAGCACCGGCAGCAGCACGGACAGGGCGTGCGGGCCGACGTCCCACAGGGCGCCCTTCTCCCGCCGCCATGGCGTCGCGAAGGGGCTCTCGCTGGTGAACACCGCCCCGAGCCACTGCGCACGCCCCGTGAACCAGCCCGGCACCGCCGCCTGCTCGGTGATCCACGCCTGCGGCCCGGGCTGGAAGCGGGTCGTGAAGAACACGACCGAGGCGACCCCGGCCTCCTCGGCGGCCTCGACCACGGCCCGTCCCTGCTCCACCGTCGGCGCCAGGGGCTTGTCGAGCAGCAGATGACACCCGGCCCGCGCCGCCCGCACGGCGAGCCCGGCCTGCACGTCCGGAGGCAGTGCCACGGCGACCGCGTCCACGTCGGCGAACAGCTCGTCGACGTCGTCGTACGACCGGACACCGTGCCGCTCGGCCAGCTCCTTCGCTGCCTCCGGGCGGCGTCCCCACACACCGGCGAAATCGAGCTCGTCGTGCCCGCTCAGTGCGGGTGCGTGGGCTATCCGCGCCCACGGGCCGGTGCCGAGCAGTCCTATGCGCATGCCGTCGCCTCTCCACGGTGCCCTGAACAGCCGACGGCCGTTCCTCGGCCGCCCGCTCGCCGAAGAGCGTGTCATACGGAACCGGCCGCGGGGAGTCCAGGCAGGGGACTCGGGCGGTTCCGCTGCCGGGAGGCGGGAAAAGGCCTTCGTTGCGGGGTCAACCGGACCGGGGCCGACTTTGGGCTGCTGCGCCGTCGCATCGGCAGTCGGCACGAAGCCGGCCTTACCGCCGCCGCTTGCGGTCGCGGTGCGCGGAGACGTGGACCCGTGTGGCGCACAGGCGGGAGCAGTATGCGCGGCGGCCGTTGCGGGACACGTCGACGAAGACGGCACGGCAGCCCGGTGCCGAGCACTGCCCGAGACGGCAGGGGTCCGTCTCGGTGAGTACCAGGGCGAGCCCGGCCGCGGTGGCGGCCCGCACGCGCGTGACGACGTCGGCGTTCTCGTCGGCGTAGTGCAGGTGCGGCGGCTGGCCGTCGTGTGTGGACACGTACGGGCGGGCCGCCGCATCGGTCAGCAACCGGTTGACGGCACCGACCTGTTCCGGCCTGGTGGGGGCCGCGAACGCCTCCCACAGGCGCAGGCGCCAGGCCAGCAGCAGCTGGAGCTGCGGGCCGGTCAGCCGGGGACGCGCCACCCGGTGCTCGGCCAGCAACGTCTCGACCGTGTGGGTGTCGCACCCGTCGTCGAGGTTGGCCAGGGCCGCCGCCAGCAGGGCCGCGTTGCCGCCGTAAGCGTTGAAATGCATTTACTCATTGCATCACGCTCTCGGCATGACCGCATGCCTCTTCCTCACCTTGTCGAAGCACTCGACCTCCCTGGGCTGGGTGCGCTACCAGCGCTGCGCCTGCGGCCGCCTGCGGGTGCTGCTGGCCGGGGACGTCCTCAAGGACGGAGCTGCGCCGCCACGCGGGCCGTCACCTGAAGAGCCGGTGACGGCGGCCGGACGGGCAGCCGGTGGCGGTGAGCCGGCGTGCTAGGGCTCAGCTGGGCCCAGTTGGGCTCCTTCGTCGCGCTGTGCCTGGTCCTCGCGGCAACCCCGGGCGCCAATCTCACGGTCGTGCTCGGCTGCGCGCGACAGGGCGGTCAGCGTGCCGCGGTCGCCGCCACGGTCGGTTTGACGCTCGGCAAGGTCTTCTGGGCGGCAGGCTCCGTACTCGGGCTCGCCACGCTGCTGGCGACTTCGCGCGTGGCGTACGACACGCTCCGCCTGGCGGGCGCGGCGTACCTGATCTGGCTGGGCGTACAGGCCCTGCGCTCGGCCCGGCGCCGGCCTGCGGTCCCGCGGCCCGACGGTCTCGCGCCCGGGCTGTCCGCGTACGGCGGGTTCCGCCGCGGTCTGATCGGCGACCTGCTCAACCCCAAAGTGGGGATCTTCTACACCACCGTGTTCCCCCAGTTCATCGAGCCGGACGATGCGGTCGTCCCGGCGGCCGCCGCGCTGCTCGCCGCTCACACCGCGGTGCTCATGACGTGGTATCCGGGGATGAGTCATCTGCTCACCCGGGTGGGCCGCCGGCTCGCGAGACCCGGACTCTCGGCAGTGCTCGACGGGGTCATGGGCTCCGCACTCATCGGACTCGGCATCCGACTGGCCGTCGTTCCACTCTGAACTGCTCGGAGGGAGCGCACCCGGACCGAGGCTGGACAGCGGGCCACAACAAGAAAGGCAAGGAGTCCTCTCCTTGCCACTCTCAAGCTATAACACGCAGGGGGCCTTGCGGCAAGGCCCCCTGCGTGCCGCAGACTGTCCGGCCTGAGCCCAGGACCTGCGGAAACGGGAGCATGACGTGACCCCCCTGACCACCAGCGCGTTCGATCTTCCCGACCGCCTCTCGCACAAGGCCGACCCGGCGTTGATCGCCGGAGACGAGCGGCACTTCGCTGCCGTCGCCGCGTGTCTCGAACAGTCGATCGCCGAGCTGTCCGACCGCCTCGACGTCGAGCGCAGGGCGCCCGGCGGGAAGGGGCGGCAGGCGATGGACCGGGACGCCGAGATCCACCGGCTGACCGCCCGCCTGCGGGCACTGCGGCGCTTCGGCCTGGACCTGTGCCTCGGGCACATGGTCGGCGCGGACGACCCCGAGCCCGTGTACGTGGGACGACTCGGACTCACCGACAGCGAGGGGCGCCGGCTGCTGGTCGACTGGCGTTCCCCCGCGGCCGAGCCGTTCTTCGGAGCCACCCACGCCAACCCGATGGGCCTGGCCAGCCGCCGCCGCTACCGCTGGACCGGCGGCCGGATCAGCGACTACTGGGACGAGGTGTTCACCGCGGACGGAGTCGTCGGGCACGCCGCGCTCGACGACCAGTCCGCCTTCATCGCCAGCCTGGGCAGCAACCGCTCACCCCGGATGCGGGACGTGCTCGGCACCATCCAGGCCGACCAGGACGCCATCATCCGCGCGGGTTCCCGGGGCGCCCTCGTCGTCGATGGCGGCCCGGGCACGGGCAAGACGGTCGTCGCCCTGCACCGCTCCGCCTACCTCCTGTACTCCGACCCCCGGCTCGGCCACCGCCGGGGCGGCGTGCTGGTCGTCGGCCCGCACCGGCCCTACCTCTCCTACGTCGCCGACGTCCTGCCCAGCCTCGGCGAGGAGGGCGTGCAGACCTGCATACTGCGGGACCTCGTCCCCGAGGGAGCCGAAGCGGCGGTCGAGAGCGACCCGGACGTCGCCCGCCTGAAGTCGTCCGCGGACATGGTGAAGGCCATCGAGAAGGCCGTCACCTTCTACGAGGAGCCGCCCACCGAGGGAATGACGGTCACCACCCACTGGTCCGACATCCGCCTCAGCGCCGGCGACTGGGCCGTGGCGTTCGAAGCGGCGGAACCCGGCACCCCGCACAACGACGCGCGCGGCCAGGTCTGGGAGGAACTGCTGACGATCCTGCAGGACAAGCACGAGGGCGACACGCCGGCCGCCCTGCTCCGCAGGTCGCTTTCGCAGAACAGGGAACTGCTCACGGCCTTCAACCGCGCCTGGCCGCTGCTCGAGGCGCCCGACCTCGTCGGAGATCTGTGGTCGGTACCGGCCTACCTGCGGATGTGCGCTCCCTGGCTCAGCCGCGAAGAGGTACGCAAGCTGCAGCGCGAGGATCCCCACGCCTGGACGGTGTCCGACCTGCCGCTGCTGGACGCGGCCCGGCAGCGGCTCGGCGACCCGGCGGCGGCGCAGCGACGGCGCCGGCACGCCGCCGCCGTCGCCTCCGAACGCGAACGCATGGGCAGGGTCGTCGACGAGCTGCTGGCGGCCCACAGCCATGACGACGGCGAAGGCGTGCTGGTCATGCTGCACGGACAGGACATGCGGAACTCCCTGGTCGACGAGAGCGCCCTGCCCACCGCCGACCCGGACCGGCTCGCCGGCCCGTTCGCGCACATCGTCGTGGACGAGGCCCAGGAACTGACCGACGCGGAGTGGCAGATGCTGCTGCTGCGCTGCCCGTCCCGCAGCTTCACCATCGTCGGGGACCGCGCCCAGGCCCGGCACGGGTTCACGGAGTCGTGGCGGGAACGGCTGGAGCGCGTCGGACTCGGCCGGATCGACCTGGCCTCGCTGAGCGTCAACTACCGGACACCTGAGGAGATCATGGCGGAGGCCGAGCCGGTCATCCGGGCCGCCCTGCCGGACGCCAACGTGCCGACCTCCATCCGCAGCGGCGGCGTCCCCGTCGTGCACGGGTCAACTGCGGAGCTGCACTCGGTCCTCGGCACCTGGCTCGGCGCCCATCCGGACGGGATCGCCTGTGTGATCGGCGATCCCGCGTTCCGGCCGGCTTCGCCCCGGGTCCGTTCGCTGACCCCGGAGCTGTCGAAGGGACTCGAGTTCGATCTCGTCGTCCTCGTCGACCCGGAGGACTTCGGCACGGGCATCGAAGGAGCGGTCGACCACTATGTCGCGATGACCCGGGCGACCCAGCAGCTCGTCATCCTCACGAGCTCCTGACGCGACTTTGCCGGGGCCCGCAGCGCGGGCCCCGGGGCAGCAGTCCTACGCGGCGAGCTCCTTGCGGATGCGGTCCAGCATGAACGCCGACGACTCCCTGGCCCGCTCCTCCCAGGCGAAGACACAGGACGTGGCGACACCGTCGAAGCCCAGCTCGCGCAGCGTGCCGAAGAAGGCGTCCCAGTCGACCTCGCCCTGGCCGATGTCGAGATGCTGGTGGATCCGGGCCGGCGTGCCCGGCGGGTTGAGGATGTAGCGCAGGCCGGACGAACCCTTGTGGTTGAAGGAGTCCGCGATGTGCACGTGCTGGAGCTTGTCACCGGCGTAGCGCATCATCGCCGCGATGTCGGCGCCGACCTCCGAGGCCCCGGAGAGGTGGAAGGAGTGCGGGGCGCAGTACAGGTAGTTCACCCACGGCTTGTTGATCGCGCGGACGAGATCGACGGCGGGCGTGTTCTCCTCGCAGAAGTCGTCCGGGTGCGCCTCCAGGTTCAGAGCGATGCCTTCGCGCTCGAACACCGGCAGCAGTTGCTCCAGCGAGCGCCAGAAGGCGGCCTCGCTCTCGGCGGCGCGCTCGGGGCGGCCGTTGAACTCCGAGTTCATCAGCGGGCATTCGAGCTCGACGGTGATCTCGATCATCCGCTTCCAGTAGCGGACGGCGGCCTGCCGCTCGGTCTCGTCCGGCGAGGACCACTTGTACAGCGGCAGCACCGAGGACAGCTGCACACCGTGCCGGCGCAGCGACTGCTTCAGCTCCGCCACCCGCGCGTCGTCGGCACGCGGGTGCAGGAAGAACGGCATGAAGTCCGCGCGCGGCGACAACTCGATGTACTCGTAGCCGAGTTCGGCGACCGTGCGCACCATGTCGTCGATCGGCAGGGCGCGGAACATGTAGGGGTCGAGGGCGATCTTCACGCGGTCCCTCCGTAGAACGCGGGGCGGGGCTTCATGTCGACGGTGACGCTCTCGCCGCCGGTCTCCAGGGACCGGACGGCGGCGTCGGTGATGACGGTGGCGGCGTAACCGTCCCAGGCGGACGGCCCGGTGGGCTCGGTGCCGGCGGCCACGCCTGCGACCCACTCGCGGAACTCGGTGTCGAAGGCCTGCGCGAACCGGTCCTTCCAGTCCTGGAGCACACCCGTGCCGTGCCGGGCGGCGGTGCGGATGCCGACGGCCGCCGGGTCGGGCAGCCGGACCAGGCCGTCCTCGCCGACGACCTCGCACTGGATGTCGTAGCCGTACTGGCAGTTGACGAAGACCTCCAGGTCGATCCGGACGCCCTCGGAGGTCTCGAAGATCATGATCTGAGGGTCCTTGAGATGCGCGAAGCGCTTGCTCGTGGCGCGCGGGGTGACCACCTGCGCGGAGACGATCTCGTCGTCGAGCAGCCAGCGCAGCACGTCGATCTCGTGCACGGCCGTGTCCTGGGCGGCCATGGCGGAGTGGTACGACTCCGGCACCGTCGGGTTGCGGTGGGCGCAGTGCACGATGAGCGGGGCCCCGAGCGAGCCGGTCGACAGGACCTCCTTCATCTGGCGGTAGCCGGCGTCGAAGCGGCGCATGAAGCCGACCTGCACCAGACGGCGGCCGTGCGCCCGCTCGGCCTCGACGATCCGCAGACAGTCCTCGGCGGTTGTGGCCAGGGGCTTCTCGCAGAACACCGGCTTGCCGGCCGCGATCGCGCCCAGGACGTGCTCGGCGTGGGTGGGCCCCCAGGAGGTGACGAGGACGGCGTCCACGTCCGGGGAGGCGATCAGATCCGCGCCGGTGGGCTGCGCGGTGGCGCCGGCCCGGGCCGCCACCTCGGCGGCGCGGTCGGTGTCGATGTCGGTCACGGCCGTGACGGCGGCCCCGGTGACGACCTCGGTGAGCCGCCGGATGTGGTCCTGGCCGATCATTCCGGCGCCGATGACGCCTACACGTACGGTCATGGTGAACTCCTTGGAGAAGAACAGGAGAAGCTCAGGGGGGAGGTCAGGAGAAACGCGTCCGGAGCTCGGCTTCGAGGGATTCGAGGGTGCGGCCCTTGGTCTCGGGGACGTAGAGCTTGACGAACGTGAGGGACAGCACGCCCGCCACCACGAACAGGAAGAAAGTGTTGGAGATCCCGATCCCGGAGACCAGGGACGGGAAGACCAGCCCGATCACGAAGTTGGTCAGCCACAGCACCACGGCCGCGATCCCCATGCCGAAGCCGCGCATCCGCATCGGGAAGATCTCCGACAGCATCAGCCAGGTCACCGGCGAGATCGCGCCCTGCTGGAAGGCGAGGAACGTGACCGTCATGGCGAGCACCGCGAAGGCCCGCGCGTCACCCGAGGGCAGCACCAGGGAGAAGACGCCGATCAGCAACAGGGCGACGGTCGTACCGGCCTGACCGGTCATCAGCATCGGGCGGCGCGGTACCCGGCCCAGCAGCCAGATGCCGACGAAGGTGGCCAGCACCGAGATCACACCGTTGGCGATGTTCGCCGTCAGCGCGCTGTCGGCGGCGAAACCGGCGTCGGTGAGGATCTGTGTGCCGTAGTACATGATCGTGTTGACGCCGGTGATCTGCTGCACGATCGCGATGCCGAACCCGACGAACATCAGCTTGCGCACCCACGGCGTGCTCTTCATGTCCTGCCAGCCGCCGAGCTTGGCCTGCTCGTCCTTGACGGCGAGCGCGGACACCTCCTTCAGCTCGGCCTCGGCCCGAGTCTGCGAGCGCACCTGCTTGAGGACTTCGAGGGCCTCCCCGAAGCGGCTCTGGGAGGCCAGCCAGCGCGGGCTCTCCGGCATCACCAGCATGCCGAACCAGAGCACCACCGCCGGCAGCGTGGCGATGACCAGCATCCAGCGCCACACGCCACCGGACTCGCCGCCGACCTGGGCGATGATGGCGTTGGACGTGAAGGCCAGCAGCTGACCGCTGACGATCATCAGCTCGTTACGGGTGACGAGAGCGCCGCGCCGCTCGGCGGGCGAGACCTCCGCGAGATACACCGGCACGGTCACCGACGCGCCGCCGACCGCGAGACCGAGCACGAACCGCGCCACGATCATCACCTCGGTCGTGGGGGCGAGCGTGCAGCCGAGCGCGCCGACGAAGAACAGCACGGCCAGCAGCAGGATGTTGCGTCGCCTGCCGCGCGCGTCCGACAACCGGCCGCCGGTCACCGCGCCCAAGGCGGCACCGAGCAGCAGCGAGCTGGTGACCATGCCCTCGGTGACCGGGGTCAGGCCGAGGTCGTCGGTCATGTAGGGCAGGGCGCCGTTGATGACGCC
The genomic region above belongs to Streptomyces coeruleorubidus and contains:
- the helR gene encoding RNA polymerase recycling motor ATPase HelR: MTPLTTSAFDLPDRLSHKADPALIAGDERHFAAVAACLEQSIAELSDRLDVERRAPGGKGRQAMDRDAEIHRLTARLRALRRFGLDLCLGHMVGADDPEPVYVGRLGLTDSEGRRLLVDWRSPAAEPFFGATHANPMGLASRRRYRWTGGRISDYWDEVFTADGVVGHAALDDQSAFIASLGSNRSPRMRDVLGTIQADQDAIIRAGSRGALVVDGGPGTGKTVVALHRSAYLLYSDPRLGHRRGGVLVVGPHRPYLSYVADVLPSLGEEGVQTCILRDLVPEGAEAAVESDPDVARLKSSADMVKAIEKAVTFYEEPPTEGMTVTTHWSDIRLSAGDWAVAFEAAEPGTPHNDARGQVWEELLTILQDKHEGDTPAALLRRSLSQNRELLTAFNRAWPLLEAPDLVGDLWSVPAYLRMCAPWLSREEVRKLQREDPHAWTVSDLPLLDAARQRLGDPAAAQRRRRHAAAVASERERMGRVVDELLAAHSHDDGEGVLVMLHGQDMRNSLVDESALPTADPDRLAGPFAHIVVDEAQELTDAEWQMLLLRCPSRSFTIVGDRAQARHGFTESWRERLERVGLGRIDLASLSVNYRTPEEIMAEAEPVIRAALPDANVPTSIRSGGVPVVHGSTAELHSVLGTWLGAHPDGIACVIGDPAFRPASPRVRSLTPELSKGLEFDLVVLVDPEDFGTGIEGAVDHYVAMTRATQQLVILTSS
- a CDS encoding CGNR zinc finger domain-containing protein — encoded protein: MHFNAYGGNAALLAAALANLDDGCDTHTVETLLAEHRVARPRLTGPQLQLLLAWRLRLWEAFAAPTRPEQVGAVNRLLTDAAARPYVSTHDGQPPHLHYADENADVVTRVRAATAAGLALVLTETDPCRLGQCSAPGCRAVFVDVSRNGRRAYCSRLCATRVHVSAHRDRKRRR
- a CDS encoding sugar phosphate isomerase/epimerase family protein, giving the protein MKIALDPYMFRALPIDDMVRTVAELGYEYIELSPRADFMPFFLHPRADDARVAELKQSLRRHGVQLSSVLPLYKWSSPDETERQAAVRYWKRMIEITVELECPLMNSEFNGRPERAAESEAAFWRSLEQLLPVFEREGIALNLEAHPDDFCEENTPAVDLVRAINKPWVNYLYCAPHSFHLSGASEVGADIAAMMRYAGDKLQHVHIADSFNHKGSSGLRYILNPPGTPARIHQHLDIGQGEVDWDAFFGTLRELGFDGVATSCVFAWEERARESSAFMLDRIRKELAA
- a CDS encoding LysE family translocator, which gives rise to MLGLSWAQLGSFVALCLVLAATPGANLTVVLGCARQGGQRAAVAATVGLTLGKVFWAAGSVLGLATLLATSRVAYDTLRLAGAAYLIWLGVQALRSARRRPAVPRPDGLAPGLSAYGGFRRGLIGDLLNPKVGIFYTTVFPQFIEPDDAVVPAAAALLAAHTAVLMTWYPGMSHLLTRVGRRLARPGLSAVLDGVMGSALIGLGIRLAVVPL
- a CDS encoding Gfo/Idh/MocA family protein; the encoded protein is MRIGLLGTGPWARIAHAPALSGHDELDFAGVWGRRPEAAKELAERHGVRSYDDVDELFADVDAVAVALPPDVQAGLAVRAARAGCHLLLDKPLAPTVEQGRAVVEAAEEAGVASVVFFTTRFQPGPQAWITEQAAVPGWFTGRAQWLGAVFTSESPFATPWRREKGALWDVGPHALSVLLPVLGDVRRVTAAAYGPGDTAHVVLDHTGGASSTLTLSLTAPPAASGAAVELRGEAGVAVLPDSSDGAVPALKRAADALLAAARTGRPHACDAAFGLRVTEILTAAQDLLNGGAR
- a CDS encoding sugar porter family MFS transporter; this translates as MDVTDDTTPAPIPPPATAVADDAPAAVRRRLRLITIIATFGGLLFGYDTGVINGALPYMTDDLGLTPVTEGMVTSSLLLGAALGAVTGGRLSDARGRRRNILLLAVLFFVGALGCTLAPTTEVMIVARFVLGLAVGGASVTVPVYLAEVSPAERRGALVTRNELMIVSGQLLAFTSNAIIAQVGGESGGVWRWMLVIATLPAVVLWFGMLVMPESPRWLASQSRFGEALEVLKQVRSQTRAEAELKEVSALAVKDEQAKLGGWQDMKSTPWVRKLMFVGFGIAIVQQITGVNTIMYYGTQILTDAGFAADSALTANIANGVISVLATFVGIWLLGRVPRRPMLMTGQAGTTVALLLIGVFSLVLPSGDARAFAVLAMTVTFLAFQQGAISPVTWLMLSEIFPMRMRGFGMGIAAVVLWLTNFVIGLVFPSLVSGIGISNTFFLFVVAGVLSLTFVKLYVPETKGRTLESLEAELRTRFS
- a CDS encoding Gfo/Idh/MocA family protein, whose amino-acid sequence is MTVRVGVIGAGMIGQDHIRRLTEVVTGAAVTAVTDIDTDRAAEVAARAGATAQPTGADLIASPDVDAVLVTSWGPTHAEHVLGAIAAGKPVFCEKPLATTAEDCLRIVEAERAHGRRLVQVGFMRRFDAGYRQMKEVLSTGSLGAPLIVHCAHRNPTVPESYHSAMAAQDTAVHEIDVLRWLLDDEIVSAQVVTPRATSKRFAHLKDPQIMIFETSEGVRIDLEVFVNCQYGYDIQCEVVGEDGLVRLPDPAAVGIRTAARHGTGVLQDWKDRFAQAFDTEFREWVAGVAAGTEPTGPSAWDGYAATVITDAAVRSLETGGESVTVDMKPRPAFYGGTA